From one Bacillus sp. FJAT-42376 genomic stretch:
- a CDS encoding LCP family protein: protein MIETSRLDRGKKKKSSRKTRKVFLLIFLLLLASTVLFFYIQYKTALDQSMKATDVHKQEVDFNGVMTKGKVNVLLLGIDSRGEEKSRTDTIMIGQYDHDAKTAKLVSIMRDSYVDIPGHEKMKINSAYSIGGAELLRKTIKENFDVDVQYYALVDFKGFSQIIDTAFPDGLEVNVEKRMSKDIGMILEPGLQRLDGKQTLAYVRFRKDAQSDFGRIKRQQEIIGKVTSELLTLNGVVKAPQLLGTIQPYINTNIDSGEVLSLATSYLTNRDEGIETLRIPADGTYEPKTFQRAGAVLDLDLEKNQTALKEFLGETE, encoded by the coding sequence ATGATTGAAACAAGCCGCCTGGACCGAGGCAAGAAAAAGAAAAGCAGCCGGAAAACACGCAAAGTCTTTTTACTCATATTCCTCCTTCTCCTAGCAAGCACCGTCCTCTTTTTCTATATTCAATATAAAACAGCACTCGATCAATCCATGAAAGCAACAGATGTTCATAAACAGGAAGTTGATTTTAATGGCGTAATGACAAAAGGCAAGGTAAATGTTCTGCTGCTTGGAATCGACTCCCGGGGAGAAGAAAAATCCCGGACCGATACCATTATGATTGGCCAATACGATCACGATGCAAAAACAGCTAAACTTGTCTCCATCATGCGGGATTCCTATGTTGATATTCCGGGTCACGAAAAAATGAAAATCAATTCAGCCTATTCCATAGGCGGAGCTGAGCTTCTCAGAAAAACCATCAAAGAAAACTTTGATGTCGATGTCCAATACTATGCATTAGTCGATTTTAAAGGATTCTCTCAAATTATCGATACCGCTTTCCCGGATGGACTGGAAGTCAATGTCGAAAAACGGATGTCCAAGGATATTGGGATGATTCTTGAGCCGGGATTGCAGCGGCTTGATGGAAAACAGACCCTGGCCTATGTCCGGTTCAGAAAAGATGCCCAAAGCGACTTCGGCCGGATTAAACGGCAGCAGGAGATTATCGGCAAGGTGACCAGTGAGCTCCTGACCCTAAACGGCGTCGTAAAGGCACCACAATTGCTCGGGACCATTCAGCCTTATATCAATACGAATATCGATTCAGGCGAAGTGCTGTCTCTCGCCACCTCTTACCTTACAAACCGGGATGAAGGCATTGAAACTCTTCGAATTCCGGCGGACGGGACCTATGAACCGAAGACTTTCCAGCGGGCGGGAGCGGTTCTGGACCTGGATCTTGAAAAAAATCAAACGGCACTAAAGGAATTTTTAGGAGAAACCGAATAA
- a CDS encoding ribonuclease domain-containing protein gives MNKLLKFGAMIALVFALTFGGVSAGSLKEAPEAKAAALEMYPTSFTGIIDYLKAYGELPANFVTKSVASQYGWVSSQCNLADVLPGYSIGGDVFSNREGKLPSKSGRVYYEADAYYTSGCRNASRVVYSNDGLYYTTSDHYATFKRVY, from the coding sequence ATGAACAAGCTGTTAAAGTTTGGTGCGATGATTGCTCTTGTTTTTGCCCTGACGTTTGGTGGAGTAAGTGCTGGATCTTTAAAGGAAGCTCCTGAAGCGAAGGCGGCTGCTCTGGAAATGTATCCAACTAGTTTTACCGGTATTATTGATTACCTGAAAGCGTATGGAGAATTGCCCGCGAATTTTGTAACGAAATCGGTCGCTTCCCAGTATGGCTGGGTATCTAGCCAATGCAACCTGGCAGACGTTCTTCCCGGATACAGCATCGGCGGAGATGTGTTTTCGAACCGGGAAGGAAAGCTTCCTTCTAAATCGGGCCGTGTGTATTATGAAGCGGATGCCTATTATACATCCGGGTGCAGGAACGCATCTAGAGTGGTTTATTCCAATGACGGCCTTTACTACACAACAAGCGATCACTACGCTACGTTTAAAAGAGTCTATTAA
- a CDS encoding barstar family protein — translation MTELVVNGKNLQTVKEIHQFFKTGLSFPDFYGENLDALYDCLLDYAMPPMVIKWVHFDESLKNLGDQANKLADVLMEASEEVSGLKVIIEK, via the coding sequence GTGACTGAACTGGTAGTGAACGGGAAAAATCTGCAGACCGTGAAGGAGATTCATCAGTTTTTCAAGACCGGGCTTTCCTTCCCGGATTTTTACGGCGAAAACCTGGATGCCCTGTACGATTGTTTACTGGATTATGCGATGCCCCCGATGGTGATCAAATGGGTTCATTTTGATGAAAGTCTGAAAAACCTCGGGGATCAGGCGAACAAGCTGGCAGATGTTCTGATGGAGGCATCAGAGGAAGTCAGCGGGCTGAAGGTTATCATTGAAAAATAG
- a CDS encoding M1 family metallopeptidase: MNKLTLKKWAACLSIAALSAGFTLPAQAKQEGYSTSQAAYKPSSNPAPLPVFKSSGKKDKTVGDNVRGPADPSYIMDVKYDSKTHKLTGKMTVTFKNNVKNNLSELYFNLWGKADIFKEKGGSMDVSDIRVNGTKAAFEVKDTALHIQNLSLAKNRKASVSMNFSVAFPEQQDRFGWYGDTVSMGNWFPILSVYDEEGWNVDPYFNAGESFYSLTGKYDVTVTTDRKQVIAATGTEEGKPRINGELATHRYKAENVRDFAMEMNPTYKILSSKVNGVKVNVYYDDKYSKYAASLLESGIDSIELFSEKFGKYPWPELDVVSMEGWFGGMEYPQLVMISLNERRSQEWVKSVNAHEIGHQWFYGIIGDNEYDEPWLDESFASYAAALYDNSLDELNVPPLPDESYHVSSKVSDFTARGDEGINAYYYTIYDYGSTTLNDLRLEVGDDAFYKAMKAYFNEKKFGITTTKDFIAAMEKSTGQDLSPFFRAHRVFPSDQY, from the coding sequence ATGAATAAGCTCACTTTGAAAAAATGGGCCGCATGCCTGTCCATCGCCGCATTGTCGGCAGGATTTACACTGCCGGCACAGGCAAAACAAGAGGGGTACAGTACCAGTCAGGCCGCTTACAAACCATCTTCTAATCCTGCACCGCTGCCCGTTTTCAAAAGCTCCGGGAAAAAAGATAAGACCGTCGGGGACAACGTCAGGGGACCTGCGGATCCATCCTACATAATGGATGTGAAGTACGATTCCAAAACGCATAAACTGACAGGGAAAATGACTGTCACCTTCAAAAACAATGTAAAGAACAACCTCAGTGAACTGTACTTCAATCTATGGGGAAAAGCGGATATCTTTAAAGAAAAAGGCGGCAGTATGGATGTCTCGGATATCCGGGTAAACGGGACAAAAGCGGCATTCGAAGTAAAGGATACCGCCTTGCATATTCAGAACTTATCTCTTGCAAAAAATAGAAAAGCCTCTGTATCCATGAATTTCAGCGTTGCGTTCCCTGAGCAGCAGGACCGCTTCGGCTGGTATGGCGACACCGTCTCAATGGGCAACTGGTTCCCGATTTTATCGGTGTATGACGAGGAAGGCTGGAATGTCGACCCTTATTTTAACGCGGGGGAATCGTTCTATTCACTAACAGGCAAATACGACGTCACGGTTACAACTGACCGCAAGCAGGTCATCGCGGCAACGGGTACAGAAGAAGGGAAACCACGTATAAACGGAGAGCTTGCCACCCACCGCTACAAAGCAGAAAATGTGCGTGACTTTGCGATGGAAATGAATCCGACCTACAAAATCTTGTCATCTAAAGTAAACGGGGTAAAAGTGAACGTTTATTACGATGACAAATATTCGAAATATGCCGCTTCGCTCCTTGAATCGGGCATAGACAGCATCGAGCTGTTCAGTGAAAAATTCGGGAAATACCCTTGGCCGGAGCTTGATGTCGTGTCAATGGAAGGCTGGTTCGGCGGCATGGAATATCCTCAGCTTGTCATGATCAGCTTAAATGAACGAAGAAGCCAGGAATGGGTAAAATCAGTGAACGCCCACGAAATCGGCCACCAATGGTTCTACGGCATTATCGGCGATAACGAATACGATGAGCCATGGCTGGATGAATCATTCGCAAGCTATGCCGCAGCCCTTTATGACAACAGCCTGGATGAATTAAATGTCCCTCCGCTTCCGGATGAGTCCTATCACGTCTCAAGCAAAGTATCTGACTTTACCGCCAGAGGTGACGAAGGGATCAATGCCTACTACTACACCATCTATGACTACGGCTCCACAACGCTGAACGACCTCCGCCTCGAAGTCGGCGATGATGCGTTTTATAAAGCGATGAAAGCCTATTTTAACGAAAAGAAATTCGGGATTACGACGACAAAAGACTTTATTGCCGCCATGGAGAAATCCACCGGCCAGGACTTGAGCCCGTTTTTCAGAGCGCATCGGGTGTTTCCTTCGGATCAGTATTAA